Proteins encoded together in one Oreochromis aureus strain Israel breed Guangdong linkage group 23, ZZ_aureus, whole genome shotgun sequence window:
- the lpxn gene encoding leupaxin: protein MLSEGTKMDELDLLLEELALNPAGSDSVPEKKSNDTTKREVPSEVCIGNTKNGKVSNSSNVYSDVPTPVPAFVEPDSPTQELDLILQDLMGLAQGDLEPPTDPPPLTQKKQTEGGKQESSSSSSSSNTPAASDGKATTQRKKTDMIDDLLGGLSTDLEKIGVRTTAKGHCASCNKCIVGKMITALGEVWHPEHFVCAVCKMELSTTGFFERDGRPYCDKDYHQLFSPRCAYCKGPIMQNIVTALDQTWHPEHFFCAHCGGLFGTEGFLEKDGKPYCCKDFYHLFAPKCSGCGESVRENYLTAANGTWHPECFVCADCLKPFTDGSFMELNGRPLCSLHFHSRQGTLCGGCGKPIIGRCISAMDRKFHPEHFVCAFCLRQLSQGIFKEQKGKPYCSACFDKLFV, encoded by the exons ATGCTGTCAGAAGGAACCAAAATGGATGAGCTCG ATTTGCTGTTAGAGGAGCTGGCCCTGAATCCAGCGGGTTCAGACAGCGTCCCCGAGAAAAAGAGCAACGATACAACAAAAAGAGaa GTGCCAAGTGAAGTTTGTATTGGAAATACcaaaaatggaaaagtctcaAACTCCTCAAATGTGTACAG TGATGTTCCAACTCCCGTGCCAGCTTTTGTGGAACCTGACTCACCGACTCAGGAGCTGGACTTAATCTTGCAAGACCTGATGGGTCTAGCTCAAGGG GATCTAGAACCTCCAACCGACCCACCACCACttacacaaaaaaagcaaacagaagGTGGAAAAcaggagagcagcagcagcagcagcagcagcaacactccAGCGGCTTCAGATGGAAAAGCCACAacgcaaagaaagaaaacagatatGATAGATGACCTGCTGGGAGGGTTGAGCACTGACTTGGAGAAGATCGGTGTACGGACCACAGCCAAGGGCCACTGTGCTTCCTGCAACAAATGCATTGTAGGAAAG ATGATCACAGCACTGGGTGAAGTGTGGCACCCTGAACACTTTGTGTGTGCGGTGTGTAAGATGGAGCTGAGCACCACAGGCTTCTTTGAGAGAGACGGACGGCCGTACTGTGACAAAGACTACCATCAGCTCTTCTCACCACGCTGTGCCTATTGCAAGGGGCCTATTATGCAG AACATCGTGACAGCTCTGGACCAGACCTGGCACCCAGAGCACTTCTTCTGTGCACACTGCGGAGGCTTGTTTGGAACGGAAG GTTTCCTAGAGAAGGATGGGAAGCCATATTGTTGTAAGGACTTCTACCACCTCTTTGCTCCAAAGTGCTCAGGCTGTGGGGAGTCGGTGCGGGAGAATTACCTGACTGCAGCCAATGGCACCTGGCATCCAGAGTGCTTCGTCTGCGCA GACTGCCTGAAGCCCTTCACTGATGGAAGTTTCATGGAGCTCAATGGTCGTCCCCTCTGCTCGCTTCACTTTCACTCCAGGCAAGGCACTCTGTGCGGTGGCTGCGGAAAGCCCATCATCGGCCGCTGCATCTCTGCTATGGATCGCAAGTTTCACCCCGAGCACTTTGTGTGTGCCTTTTGTCTGCGGCAGCTCAGCCAGGGCATCTTCAAGGAGCAGAAAGGGAAACCATACTGCTCAGCTTGCTTTGACAAACTCTTTGTCTGA